The genomic region gtacatttaaaataagCTCCGAACCCATGAACGTAACAGTCACTTCTAGCCACGAATTTGATCACTTTATACCTCTCGAGAATACTAATTTGTGAGGTTTTAGAGTCTTGAGTTTTAGGGTGTTCGAAGCTAAAGCAGTCCATATACATAGTACCAACGTTGTAATATGTTTTCAAGTAAACTGTGTATGGCATATGGAAGTTCTTCGTGTTCTCAAATGACTTTATTTTTGCCCAAATTTGAGGACAGTGCAGCGGCATCACATATGAAGTGTAACTGCCGGGTATAAATTCAAGCCTTACACCTTGGCTAAAAAGTGAATTAAAGGACCTTTCAAATCCATATAGACATTCAGGTGACAACTCATTATCGCCAAATGAGCCAAGTAACTCACTAAGAACTAAATGAACTGTTTTAGAAGCATTATTGAGGTTGGATTGAACCATTCCCCTGTTCAGATCTCTCATATCACTATATATTAACCTAACGTTTGTCCATCTATTATTCTGAATCTTATGATCCAAGGTTAACATTGTGTATGGATTTTTTTCAAGAGCAAACACCACAAAATCATTCGTTGGGATGTTATTTCTCTTGAAAACCTCCATTACAACCTCTACCAGAGGACCTCTACCAGCCCCTAGCACATATACTATGTAGTTGACTGGACTCGAGTAGCTAATATTACTGTTTAACTTAGATAATTGGTTTAGTGAAATAAGTTTGGTTGAGATAAAGGAATGAATAGCTTGATCGTAGCAGTTGTATTTGAATGAGCACTTTTCAAATTCGTTGTAGGTTGAAGAATCCAAATTATCCCTAAGCGGTTGAAGTGGTACCTGAAACAAATCCTCATAACCTCTTCCATACAATTCGCGAATCGTTAAGGGTCCAATCCTGGAATAACATCTTTTAACTGCCTTTAACACATCTTTGACATCAATTTCACTCTCCAAATCCCGCATAACCACTTCTTCAACAAAATTATCACTATCACTGTTTTGGACACTAACACTACTACTTATGAGACTCTTatagtttaaatttgaatctAAAAGAATcttaacattatttttcatcaaTATTGACAGCTGGCTTGAGACTGCTTTATTCAGCACTACTCTTTTATCAGTTAATATTGTCTCCTCAGACAAAACTACACACTTTACTGGCTCAGAAAGCCAGAGTTCTAGGTCAGTTTCCACTGGTTGGAGTTTTAAGCACACTTTCAACTTATCGCTGAACCCACATAGTTCGTAAATCATATTCCACGTATTCAGGGAATCTTTGCAACACTCAATTGATATCCAAACAGTAGGCAGATTCGCCTGTGTTAAGTATGAGGAAAGAATTTGACAGAATGTTGCCAACTTGTCCAGTAATTCATGACTATCAGACTCCAGTTTTCTATCATTTGGACTATCAGACGTTATCATGGAAACACTGTTAACCAAGTTATTTgttgaatttgataatacCGACTCCAcatcaataattatacatcTAGTTGAGACATATTGTGACCACTCGATTTGAGTTTTCAGTactttaaaatcattagtCCGAATTAACGATACAATTCTCTGTGACCACAGTTCGTTAGGCAGTGCCAAATCACTTTTCCCTAAGGGATTAAAGCCTCTCAATAGACCGAATTCTTCTGAATGATACAAACTAGAATTATCTTTGTGATTCAAGTGTTGAAATGAGTCATAAGATTCCAGTTTAGTCGATAGGGTGTTCAAATCCAAAACTAAAAAGGAGATTCCTAAACTTTCTATTAGCTTAACACATCCCAGTAAGTTATCATTGTTCGGGTCATCTATCTTCCAGCCAAACAGCAGAGGATTGCGCAAAGCGCCTGAACTTTCAACCTTTGGCATTTACAGGTATATTATAAGGAATCATCTCAGATTATAGTACATTTTACAAAAGGAAACATTATATGATACACATAAAccattattataattatatatgcgataattaaaattttaaataatataggAATTCTATAAGGAAATGTGTGGTATTAAgtaatttgaaattaaaaaggCTATGACAACGGCTCATTTACTctcaaaaaaattaattaataaaattttatggATATAAAGTGAAAATAAGGtttcaaattaaaaaaatttttagtaaAAGCTTAGGAAGAAATTAAGcaaatcaatttataaattttaagtataatttaaaaatatattataaatctatttataaataattttaaatgttaattaggcaaaattattaagagtgttaatttataatttaatgtaattGACACACTGGGGGTTTTAGAAGATCGAGTGAGGCAATTACTTTATACTTTGGAcctattaatttattaattttccacataatattttgttcaTCAATTTGcaaatgtatatatagGTCTGATAAGTCTATCATACATTGTAACTTGGATTTTTATATATGCgagtttattttaatttacgCTCTGacatatattttaaatcaatttaaCAACAGATGGCATCAAATTGGCCCAATCCTAAACAGGGTTTAACTAGTCGGGCGTCAAATCCCTTCCCAAACGTCCAAAACTCAGTTCATCAAACTCCATTTGCAAATACAACCCATCCACCGACTCATCCACCAGTAAATCCTCCACCAACCGCCGGAGGATATGGATATAATCAACCTCAGACGTTTCCtggtattttttaaaaattttaaaacatttagGTCAACAATTTCAACCCGCCTCTGCAGTACCGCCACCTTATAACCCAAATCAATCAGGTATTAAACATAACATAAATAACAAGaataatatgataaattaaacatcGAAACTTATATAAACATAGGGTTGGTGAATAGAAGCGGACTTGGAAACGCTACATACTCGAATCCCCCAAGCGTACATTTTAGTTCTAGCTTGGACTACACTAGTCACGTGCCGCCAGCATTTTCAGAACCAGCACCGGCACCAGTACCACCACCAAAATTAGAGGAAATTAACCAATCTCAAACACCCCAAGGTACTTTTAcctaaaattttgtataaacttgtttaataattaaatttctaGGTGTGACGCCACCGAAGTCGACATCAAAGACCCTAACAGGTCAAGTGTTCCACGATAACTTCTCGTCAACATCAACACTAGGATACAAGACGGATGAAGATGTGCTGGATTCAGTGGTTCTGGCAAATACCACAAAGAATTTCGTTTCGCTCTCAGTGGGAACACTCCCAGCAACTGACCAGTTGCACCAAAAGTCGGGCTTCACGCTCTCTTACACAATCTCGCCACTAAACCCAGGTAATTATTGCACCATTTCTATTTTAACACTCATTCTAAGTTCTAAGATCTAATCGCACGTTTAGTTGAAACTGTACCATTAGTAAACCACGGAAATGAATCAATCACTAGATGTAAACAATGCAGAGCATATATAAACCCATTTGTAAGAACAGACGCCTCCAAAAGGTTCTGGATCTGTAACCTGTGTGAAACCTCAAATGAACTCCAAACGAGATATCTCTCGTCCTTTAACCAATACCCAGGATCAAACCAAGCAAATGAACTGGAGTTAAATTGTGGAGTAATTGAGTTCATGGCGTCAGCAGATTATACAGTCAGACCGCCTCAGCCGCCATCGTACCTATTCCTAATCGATGTCTCATCCAACGCAGTAAACTCAAGAATGCTAGAAGTTGTTTGTAAAACCATCAAAGTAGGTTTTAAAACCCATTAGAAGGATAATTTAACTTAATGGCATTAACTCATGGTTTAGGAGCTGATATTGGACAACGAATTTGCGAGTGATAATCGCACACTCGTGGGTCTGATGACCTTTGACTCTTCAGTACATTTCTACCAAATATCCAGAGGTTCGGAAAACTACCAACTCCTCGTCGTGGCTGATTTGGAAGATCTGTTCCTGCCACTGCCAGGAGAAGTATTATTAAACCTGCAAGAATCCTCAGAGGTATTCATTAACACCTACAATAAGCAACTGGTAATGGCTTTTTAGGACTTCCTGAAGTTGTTAGATACATTGCCATCATTGTGGAAAAACACAACAACAACGGGATCAGCACTGGTAagtaattttcaaatagATATTTCCACTAATTTAAGATATTGACGGTTGTGATATATTCTTTTCTAGGGGAGTGCAATCAGAAGTGCACATTACTCAATGAAACACGTCGGAGGAAAGCTAATCGTATTCGCAGCCTCACCATGCACATTTGGAGACTTTTCAATAACCTCCGCCCAAAAATCAGAGTCAGGAACACAATCATCAAACGTCCTGAATATGAATAAGAAACCGACAACCAAGATACACCCACTTGAGAAATGCAAAGACTTCAGCTGCATGATGTGCCAGACCCAAACCACACTGGACCTCTTTGTGTGTACTCCACAGTCTCTCAACTTAGATAAATTACAATACATGTCAACTATGACATCAGGTAAACAAGAACACTTTTCTAACTTTAaagttataaatttaaattatatttaatcattaattaaattttaggaAACATATATTACCATCCATTTAAGAATCACGcagaaaattttaagttGGTTAACGAGCTTAAGCACCTTGTGAGAAGAACAACAGTGTGGGAAAGTGTAATGAGAATCAGACTGAGCAAAGGCTGGAAAGTAACCAACTGGCATGGAAACTGTTTCGTAAGAGGAAGTGACCTTATGGTACTCCCAACAACCTCAGAAGACCACAGCTACACAATTACCTTCGTACCAGATACAGCCAACTCAAATAATACAAGTTCAGGTTTTAAAATAccatattatacaataaaaataattttatacacgaatataatattgatttagCTGGAAAGAAAGTCATGTACATACAAACGGCCTTGTTACACACTAACAGTTCAGGAGAAAGAAGGATAAGAGTGTTTAACACGGCAGTGGGAGTTTCAAATGATTTGGGGACAGTTCTCAACAGCGTGAACGTGGAAACCTTGGTGTTTAACATGCTGCTAGGAGCAGTTAAAGTATACCAAACGAGCGGGAAAATGGCTGACGCAAGGAATCATCTAACAACACACTGCTCAAGAGTAATGAACAGTATGTCAATATTGGGCTCGACAGCAGACTCAGCAAGAGTGCTCTCACTATATGTTCTGGGTCTTCTCAAAAGCACAATATTCACAGATGAACACAACCAGGACTACCGAGTCTATCTCAGCACCAAGTTCAGAAGCTGTAAAATCGATCAAGTCATTTTATACGCATACCCCCAGCTGTATAACTTATCTAACGAACTCAATTCACAAGAATTGTTACTTCAAGGTAcaatatcatttattttatgttaACCAAAACATTACattgtttatatttatatttattttaggGCTACCACTGTCTATTGAATCAGTCTTGCAAGAGTGTTTCTACCTCCTATTTAACGGAGAGTACTTGTTGTTATGGGTCGGAAAGAACGTTCCAAACAATTTGCTACAAACTACCTTTGACGCACCCTCATTTGAACACCTTAACGTGGCTCTTGTCCCACACGCACTGGAACAGTCAACGTCAAATAACGCACACAAAGTTAAGGTTTGTCTGGAAACACTAAGAGCAAGAGTCCCGCCATACGTACCACTGATGGTACTCAAGCAGGGAGAATCAGACTCACTGTTTTATTCAAGCCTGGTCCAAGACAAAACACATGGAATGATGGTCACATTCCAGGAATTTTACAACTCGATGCAGCCAACATCAGCGTTGGGAATCAAGAGATAATATTCATTGGTTCGAACAGAAGAGAATCCAAGTGGGTGAAAACAAGGGTAATATTTAAACAGAAGGATCTATTGAGGCTGgaattttagaaatttaataaagaaatttatGGAATTTAAAGAACAAACTAGAGGAAAAAAAGTTTATGAGTTTTATAAAGTAATATTCCAACTTACAACcttttaataaatctaaattattacgCTTTTATctatataaatacatttaaatattctaaatcaatgaaaaaaatttataaaatcagtaaattaagttaaatCTAAATTTTGACAACACCGTATGGATTACTGTGGTGACATAAAAAGTTATCAAAATATGTgttttgtaaaatattgtCAAAATGGTATAAATCTATAGCAAGACTTGTTTTAGACAAAAATGAAACAAGAAGAACCGAGAAAACGAGAACTTAGGAAGGCTTCTGGCCACGGTCACATGACAAGAGGCAAATACCAGAAACTCCAGGAAAAAAATTCAGCAAAAATCCAATCACCGGAAGGAATGGACGAAGAATCATTCACGGCAAAAATTAAGGAAACAATCAATCAAGGAGATACagaaaaatattcaaatatgACGGGAACATGGTTCCCTCAACAAATGTGGCCACCAGGCCAAGTAATGGGAGTGCCAGATGGTCAAAAAATGATGGCAAAGCAGCCGAATTTCTTTATGCCGCCAATGCCTCCACAGATGGGACACCAGATGCACCCTCAAATGGGACCTATGGGACCTCAGATGCAACACCCTCAAATGTACCCGGGTCCAGTGGGTCATCATATGCCTAATATGCAGCCTATGCCAATGCAACACCACAACCAGATGCCTCCAAAAATGGGAAACCAAATGCCTATGAAACAGATGAACCCCAAAATGCCTCACGTAGGACAAATGATTATGCCGGGGATGAGAAATGTTCAGTTTTCCCCAAAATCTTCACAAACCTGTCCACCAGTGATGATGAAGAATATTCCAACCATTCAGGGGATGCCACCACTACCTACAATGGCTGGAATGGGTCCAATGCCCACAATGCCACCTATGCCAAACATGTTCATGAACAACTCAATGTTCCCCCAGATGTATCCAAGAATGGGTCCCAAATCGCCTTCATACATCAGACAACAAGCTATAAAAAACAGGTACACAAAGCCTCCAGCACCTTCGCCTAAGAATATGGACGCTTTCTTGAACGAGACGCTCGAATCTGATGAAAAGACTGACTGGAATGTTGCCTTGAGAGAAGAAATAACAAGGATACTAAAGTCAGAACTGACAAGATTTAACGATTTGCATGATATCAGTGATATATATTCTGGATCTAACCTTGGTGATAAATCATATGTAACATCAAAACCAGATAAAAcagaaaataaaaaggaCAAGAAGAATGATAAGGAAAAGAAAGAGGAAACAGATAAACCGTTCCATTACGTGGATTTGGAAAAAATCGTGGAAGTGTTGATTGAAAAATTCAAGCCGGTGATGGAAGAAATGTGGAGTGAAACCAAAAAATACCATCAATACGGATTAGATGAGTTTTACTATCTATTAACACAAGGTTCTAACACTTTAAACACCACAACTAATGgaaatttacaaattctaACTATCTCTGGCAATAAATCGAGTGAAACACAGgaaacaaataaaaaagaatGGCACAAGGAAGAAGACAATGGATCCAATGAGAAAAGTTCAGGTGGATCAGAGTTGGTAGTGTTACGTGATTTAACGGGTTTAAAAAGCTTATTTCAGAAAAGAGACGAAATTGAGAAGCTTTTGGCTTCATATCGCAATATATCAAGATTATCATTCGGgaacaattattttacattttcaaGCTTTACCACTGGACCCATGCCCAGCGAAACTGACCCGAATTTAACCAACGATAAAAAGGAAGATATTTACCTAAAAAAGGCCATTGAATATGCAGATGTTGCTTCTAATCAGAAGTTACTTGTAAACAATGTTACTGCGCTAGATTTTAGGTCAGCTCTACTCGGCAATAACCTACAAAACTATCTCCCGAATCCATATAGGTCTGGCCtaattgaaataattaatactgTTCATTTTGACTTAGGAACCCCTCCTCCACTATCCCCAAAGTTCAATAAAAGGGAACCTGAACAAGATACAGTATTGAACAAGGTGTATGAGACACtacaaaattttcaaaacGCAGAGGCTAATACCGCTAAACCTCCACATTCCAACCTGTCATTTGCTAAATTTATGGCAAGCCATAATCCATACTCAAGAGAAGACAGACTAaaagaaattttaaacaatcAAGTGCCTGTAAATAAGGGCTTTAAATTGCCACATCCCATGAAAATGTACCCAAATTTGCCTCCAAACATGGGTGTTATCCATCCCAATATGAACACAATGCCAACCAATATGGCTAACGCAGGAGGAAACATGCCAAATATGGGACCTAACATGGGTAATTTCCCACCACCCCTTGGTAATATGCCAATGAACATGGATCCAATCCCTAATATTCCACCCAATATGAATGGAATACCAGGAAACAATAACATGGGAAATAATGTGAATAATGTTCCAGGTAATATGAATGGGATGGGAACTGGTATGGGTAATATGCCAATTCATCAAGGCCACCCGCAAAATTACACAATTCCTTCAGGAGCTGTCCCACAGCAGATGCAAATGCCTATGCCGAACGTTCCACCACACATCCAAACGGGAAATACCCAGttttacaataaataattttttattttacccttacacatttattttctaaagcaaattttatacattttatattaaaatgataaatgaAAAGAAGGAGTTTTACCAATGAATTCAGTTTCAGAGGAGTTACACTAACTTGGTCGGTTTCAGTTCTTCTCTCACTATCTCATCTCATAACAGTTAGATTcatacaaaaaattaattctttaGAGCTTTAAACTAACAAACCTCCCATGTGAAAGATATCTTGTAGTATTTAATGCAACATGTGCAGGTAATAAACCATTAATATtccattatattttatttataacaCACAAACAAATAGCTGGATTTTAATGTAACTAATATTTAACAAACATTTAGCAACACTCTTGTTATTTGGGTCCCTGGTTAGTGTAGCCGTTTCACTGAGGATTCCAGCAACCAGTAACACCAATTAgctaaaattttattagttttaggccaaattttacaaaaagTTGGGTTTGAACACATAAAACGTATGAAAaatagataattttatttcttagAAAATCACATCGTGGACCTCTTGTGCGTCTTTGGTACGGCTCACTCACATAATTAACCTATTCGACATTATTGCcataatgataatttatagGAGTCATCTCATTCGCATCATTAGCGTCATTTAAGCCTCTGGAAGgtttcaaaattatttaacaaagttatatttaatgattaatgacaattttatttttgaaatattaacaCAAATTTAGGATTTTTTAAGGCTATTTCAGCCAGTAGATGCAAAGATTTAAAGTCATTTTACTATTACTCAACAGTGGCTTTGAACTGTCTTGACCTGTAATTACTCTCGTCCCCTCATCCCTTTCTTTAGATTCTTTATGTCATGCGTAACATGGT from Theileria annulata chromosome 1, complete sequence, *** SEQUENCING IN PROGRESS *** harbors:
- a CDS encoding uncharacterized protein (Contains 2 putative transmembrane domains and a putative signal peptide;~3 probable transmembrane helices predicted for TA20040 by TMHMM2.0 at aa 13-32, 47-69 and 90-109;~Signal anchor predicted for TA20040 by SignalP 2.0 HMM (Signal peptide probability 0.314, signal anchor probability 0.675) with cleavage site probability 0.166 between residues 33 and 34), with the protein product MKRRSFTNEFSFRGVTLTWSVSVLLSLSHLITSFKLTNLPCERYLVVFNATCAATLLLFGSLVSVAVSLRIPATSQILQKVGFEHIKQNHIVDLLCVFGVISFASLASFKPLEGFFKAISASRCKDLKSFYYYSTVALNCLDL
- a CDS encoding methyl transferase-like protein, putative (No SMART / Pfam hit; similarities to methyl transferases and shk1 kinase-binding protein 1 from human and shk1 kinase-binding protein from S. pombe), coding for MPKVESSGALRNPLLFGWKIDDPNNDNLLGCVKLIESLGISFLVLDLNTLSTKLESYDSFQHLNHKDNSSLYHSEEFGLLRGFNPLGKSDLALPNELWSQRIVSLIRTNDFKVLKTQIEWSQYVSTRCIIIDVESVLSNSTNNLVNSVSMITSDSPNDRKLESDSHELLDKLATFCQILSSYLTQANLPTVWISIECCKDSLNTWNMIYELCGFSDKLKVCLKLQPVETDLELWLSEPVKCVVLSEETILTDKRVVLNKAVSSQLSILMKNNVKILLDSNLNYKSLISSSVSVQNSDSDNFVEEVVMRDLESEIDVKDVLKAVKRCYSRIGPLTIRELYGRGYEDLFQVPLQPLRDNLDSSTYNEFEKCSFKYNCYDQAIHSFISTKLISLNQLSKLNSNISYSSPVNYIVYVLGAGRGPLVEVVMEVFKRNNIPTNDFVVFALEKNPYTMLTLDHKIQNNRWTNVRLIYSDMRDLNRGMVQSNLNNASKTVHLVLSELLGSFGDNELSPECLYGFERSFNSLFSQGVRLEFIPGSYTSYVMPLHCPQIWAKIKSFENTKNFHMPYTVYLKTYYNVGTMYMDCFSFEHPKTQDSKTSQISILERYKVIKFVARSDCYVHGFGAYFKCTLFDKIEISTLPQDSENLKSWFPMFFPLEIPFPVKKSQVITLHIWRKVNDLKVWYEWAFTTPYTTSIHNVNGHSYSISKC
- a CDS encoding protein transport protein sec24-like, putative (Weak hit to von Willebrand Factor type A domain): MASNWPNPKQGLTSRASNPFPNVQNSVHQTPFANTTHPPTHPPVNPPPTAGGYGYNQPQTFPGQQFQPASAVPPPYNPNQSGLVNRSGLGNATYSNPPSVHFSSSLDYTSHVPPAFSEPAPAPVPPPKLEEINQSQTPQGVTPPKSTSKTLTGQVFHDNFSSTSTLGYKTDEDVLDSVVLANTTKNFVSLSVGTLPATDQLHQKSGFTLSYTISPLNPDLIARLVETVPLVNHGNESITRCKQCRAYINPFVRTDASKRFWICNLCETSNELQTRYLSSFNQYPGSNQANELELNCGVIEFMASADYTVRPPQPPSYLFLIDVSSNAVNSRMLEVVCKTIKELILDNEFASDNRTLVGLMTFDSSVHFYQISRGSENYQLLVVADLEDLFLPLPGEVLLNLQESSEDFLKLLDTLPSLWKNTTTTGSALGSAIRSAHYSMKHVGGKLIVFAASPCTFGDFSITSAQKSESGTQSSNVLNMNKKPTTKIHPLEKCKDFSCMMCQTQTTLDLFVCTPQSLNLDKLQYMSTMTSGNIYYHPFKNHAENFKLVNELKHLVRRTTVWESVMRIRLSKGWKVTNWHGNCFVRGSDLMVLPTTSEDHSYTITFVPDTANSNNTSSAGKKVMYIQTALLHTNSSGERRIRVFNTAVGVSNDLGTVLNSVNVETLVFNMLLGAVKVYQTSGKMADARNHLTTHCSRVMNSMSILGSTADSARVLSLYVLGLLKSTIFTDEHNQDYRVYLSTKFRSCKIDQVILYAYPQLYNLSNELNSQELLLQGLPLSIESVLQECFYLLFNGEYLLLWVGKNVPNNLLQTTFDAPSFEHLNVALVPHALEQSTSNNAHKVKVCLETLRARVPPYVPLMVLKQGESDSLFYSSLVQDKTHGMMVTFQEFYNSMQPTSALGIKR